The following nucleotide sequence is from Amia ocellicauda isolate fAmiCal2 chromosome 2, fAmiCal2.hap1, whole genome shotgun sequence.
agataCCATATGTCTAAGTGCTGTAATATGTTGTATTCATATTTGGTGTGCAATTTTGAAAATCCGCTCACCCTATCTTTAGACAGTAcagtaatacagtgcagtattaAGTCATTTCGCTAAATGACATCATAATGTGCGGTAATATCTTAACATTCGGAAACAATTTAAATTTGCCTTGATGGTTTTGCCAAGTGTTGATCAAATTTCAATTGAGAGTCCAATGTGATACCtacaaattaaaaatcattaaccTCCTCTATCTCCTCTATCTCAGTCTTAACTATAAAATAAGCATAACTGACGAATATCCTTATTTAATTCTGGTAGAGAAACATTTCATTgattgcatttaaaacaaagtgtatttctgtattcattcaGTCAATCAATATTCTCTAGTTTGTTATAAATAATTGCGTTTTGTTCTTAGGAATAAAATTCGGGAAACATTTTTTGAACATGTTCTAACAATCAGGATCATGTTATGGTCAGACAGACCAGTTAATACATTATGTCTTTGTCACTCTTTCTGGCTTATTTGTGCAAATCAGATCGATCAGGGTTTTACtctttctagtttttttttttgttggctcATTAACCATCTGTTGAAAATTGTGGTTCGACATGatcattttcaatttttatttacaaCGTTTATTAAGCCAATTTATGTTGCAGTCTTCAAAAAAGAGACACTCCACATGACAATTAACCAATTTAATCAGGTCCATCTTTTCTATAGCAGACATAACCAGGAACATCAATCATTCTAGTCAGGATATTACTATTAAGCCAAGTTTAATGTTGACCAACAAAGTCTAGGTTACATTTAGTCAATAGATGTTTTGCTTCAATtgaaatttgtattgatttacactatTGCACTTTGGTAATGTTTGTTTATACTGTAATTTGTCCTGGATATGGGTgtctgccaaaaaataaataatatttagctGATGAAGGAACTTACGTAcaatagtattatttttaataatgagGACAGTTAGAGTCTGTGTGACGCTGGTGGCTGTGAAACCTATTGAGGCCTGGGATATGAGGTACAATTGGTCCCAAGCATCACACATGGCAGGAATGATAGAGATACAGGGTTGCAGTGTAATTCCAAGGCTGCTGTAATGTATATGGCACATATTGAAGCACCTCTGTTTCACATTATTCTGATtcattctctctccccctccagtGTACATGAATGGAGGCTGTCAGCAGCACCTTTTGGACGCAGGAGGCCCTATGTGCAGGGCCAGGCTGAAGGAGGACAGCAGCAAAACCCTGAGGAGATTGTGAGTGACAGAGTCCTGCTCTCTCTGTGACCCAGGACAGCACAGCGAGTCACGTGACTGAAACTGCCGTCTGCACCATGTGACAGAGGAGGAGGCGGCTTTAAAGCGATGAATACAACTGTTCTCTGTGTGCAGGACTGTTTACtgacctctctccctccctccctccctctctccagtaTCACTGCAAGGATAATAGGGTGGTGTTCTATGTGGATGACGCCTCCACAGCCAACGCCCTGTGCAAAGTGTCCGGCAAAATCACTGCCACTGAGGGACACAAGGTGAGCagagctgtctctctctctgtctctctgtctctctgtctgtctctctgtctcttggtCTCTGGGTTAATCAGCTCAGGGGTGTGACCGCTCTGTTGCTCCGCCTCCCCACAGGTGTACATCGTCATGCAGCgcagccccccgccccccagtGTGCTGAACAGACTGAAGCCGCAGGACCTGGAGCAACTCAAGGTCAGACGAACAGATGGACGTACACTAAAGCATACGATGCAATATCACACTAGATGCATGACTGCTCCTGACACAGGCCATCAAAAGGTCGCCAATGTGCCGGGGTCTGTGGACTCTGAGATCTGACTATCTCtgtctctgactctctctctctctctccagcaatGTATGAGTAAGCGTTTTGATGCCTCCCAGCACGCTCTGGACCTCAACAGCATTCGCACTGACGCAGGTAAGCATGCTGTCACTGcccactctctcactctgacactctcactctctcacactgttACTCTCACAGTCACCCTTCTAACCCGCCCCTGTCTCTCAGACCTGGTGTCTCGGAATATCGAGGTGATTCTGAACAGGACGTGCGGCATGGAGGACATCAATGACATCATCGAGGAGAAAATCCCTGAGGTAAGCCATAGCAACCAGCCTGCACTGGGGACACGGCGGTTCGTGGGGTGGAGTGGTTGTGTCCTCGAGAAGCAGGAGAGGAGAAGCAGTAATCCTCAGCTGACAAGGATGGGGTCTTATTAATCTTCCTTCCCTGCCCCCAGCTcctctctctgaacaacagacTCTACAAACTGGATGAAGTCTCTGAGCTGGTGAGAAAAGCACCCAACCTGAAGATCCTCAACCTATCTCACAACGAGGTAAGAGTCCCACCCCTGAGCTGCACCTGTCCAACCTCGAGCTGCGCCTGTCCACACCTGCCCACTGACTACTTACTGCCCCTCTCTGTCCTGTCTGTCCCCGTGTCCAGCTGAAGTCAGAGAGGGATCTGGACAAGGTGAAGGGCTTCAAGCTGGAGGAGCTGTGGCTGCAGCACAATCCCCTGTGCGAAAACTTCAAAGACCAGCCATCCTACATCAGGTGTGTGAgctctgtggttgtgtgtgtctgtgtgttgctctgtggctgtgtgtgtgtgagagtgatgctctgtggttgtgtgtgtgtgtgtgtgtgtatgtgtgagagagtgttgctctgtggttgtgtgtgtgtgagagtgtttttCTGTGGCTGTGTGTGAGTTACTCTGtggtttagtgtgtgtgtgagtgttgctCTGTGGTTCTGTAGTCACACTGCTCTCCTCTGTTTCCCTGTCTGACAGCGCCATCAGAGAGAAGTTCCCCCGACTGCTCAGGCTGGTAAGATCTACATTCGCACGCACTTCTCACACACTTTCTCTGATGCTCGCACAcatacaatcacacacacactaacatctctgtctctctgtcaggaTGGTCATGTCCTCCCCAGACTGATTACATTTGAGATTGAACCCCCAACCACACCCCCGGCCTGCAAGGTGAGTGACAGCCCCCCACCCTTCCATGCCCCCTATAAAGATTACAGCTGATGTCCCCGAATGAGGACGGGTTTGCCTAACAttctcccccactctctctctctctctctccctctctctctctggctctctctctctacagggCAGTACTTCTGTGGGAAGGAAGGTGAAAAGAGTGATTCAGCGCTTCCTGCAGGAGTGAGTGACTCAGTcatatagtgtttgtgtagctGTTTGTGTCGGTCTTTATATcaatgctctctctctgtctgcaaTTAGAGTGGTAATGTGTCCATCTGTCTGGTTTtagtgtgtcaatgtgtctgtctgctattgcagtgtgttaatgtgtgtctgtctgtcaggtaCTACAAAGTGTACGACTCGGGGGACAGACGGCCGCTTCTCGAGGCGCATCAGGACACGGCCACCTTCTCCCTCAGCTACCCCTTCTGCTCTCAGAACCCCTACAGGTACCacgagagtgtgtgtgcgcgaCTCTGTATGTGTGCGcgactctgtatgtgtgtgcgactctgtatgtgtgtgcgactctgtatgtgtgtgcgactctgtgtgtgtgtgcctctgtgtgtgtgtgtctgtcagtatgtgtgtgtgcct
It contains:
- the LOC136712693 gene encoding nuclear RNA export factor 1-like — its product is MQRSPPPPSVLNRLKPQDLEQLKQCMSKRFDASQHALDLNSIRTDADLVSRNIEVILNRTCGMEDINDIIEEKIPELLSLNNRLYKLDEVSELVRKAPNLKILNLSHNELKSERDLDKVKGFKLEELWLQHNPLCENFKDQPSYISAIREKFPRLLRLDGHVLPRLITFEIEPPTTPPACKGSTSVGRKVKRVIQRFLQEYYKVYDSGDRRPLLEAHQDTATFSLSYPFCSQNPYRCSLEGYKTSSNVKELKDPTSWFHLQKQTRQGVVALLNELPKTQHDTSSFVVDVHTSTKKMVCFTVSGVFKEVNEKSGDSVRMFSRTFITVPAADSGLCIVNDELFVRNAKTEMIRRAFATSAPMPSSSSVSKLTAKQQKMLSIFSTRSRMNLEWSQKCLQDNAWDFNRASQIFTQLKAQRKIPDVAFM